The following are encoded together in the Acaryochloris thomasi RCC1774 genome:
- a CDS encoding serine/threonine-protein kinase, producing the protein MSQQQIRSSSAPSSPQPKERVVSWKMTQCLNPDCLHSNPNTVERCQRCQSKLLLSDRYRAVRTIGSGGFACAFAAVDEHRLRTPCVIKQFLPRQQNHEILQTSMNLFKQEAHILRDLGNHPQIPALLAFFEQEQRFYLVQEFIDGLSLFEVLATQGAFSEQQVRSVFGQLLPLLQFVHERQVIHRDIKLSNIIRQPDSSLVLIDFGGSMAASADFRSITGTPGYAAPEQLQGRVCPASDLYSLGVIGLRLLMASLPQDDGSDPLFDPQRQQWCPLPTHISPEFQQILSKLLQQNVEERYSSAAHVLEDLAPETPAPKSTPSGPVTTQRDRVLLRSAAGLDYRPLRNLLAAENYREADQETWHLLLQAADRQAEGSLSLGSLRKIPQPDLETLDQLWQTFSHGQFGFTVQKQIYQGLGGKTAFDYPLWTAFGQQVGWCVDRQWINYSHLGFSTQAPRGSFPACFADPLNRTGFARGACGWWRVGFVTLIERLGHPGHQAETWL; encoded by the coding sequence ATGTCTCAACAACAGATCCGTTCTTCATCGGCTCCATCCTCACCTCAACCTAAGGAGCGGGTGGTGTCTTGGAAGATGACACAATGCCTGAATCCCGACTGCCTACATTCCAACCCCAACACCGTTGAACGTTGTCAGCGCTGCCAATCTAAGCTGCTGCTCAGCGATCGTTATCGAGCCGTTCGGACCATCGGCTCCGGTGGTTTTGCCTGTGCTTTCGCAGCCGTTGACGAACACCGGCTGCGCACTCCCTGCGTGATCAAGCAGTTCTTGCCACGCCAGCAAAATCACGAAATCTTGCAAACCTCCATGAATCTGTTCAAGCAGGAGGCACATATTCTCAGGGATCTGGGGAATCATCCCCAGATCCCCGCACTCCTAGCTTTTTTTGAGCAAGAACAGCGATTCTATCTCGTCCAAGAGTTTATTGATGGACTCAGTCTGTTTGAGGTCCTGGCCACTCAGGGTGCCTTCAGCGAACAGCAGGTTCGCTCTGTTTTCGGTCAACTTCTGCCCCTGCTTCAATTTGTACATGAGCGGCAGGTGATTCACCGCGACATTAAGCTCAGCAATATTATTCGGCAACCCGACAGCAGCCTAGTCCTGATCGACTTTGGCGGTTCGATGGCCGCTAGCGCAGACTTTCGCTCGATTACCGGCACCCCGGGCTATGCGGCCCCTGAGCAGCTCCAAGGGCGGGTTTGTCCCGCAAGCGACCTCTATAGTTTAGGCGTCATTGGTCTACGATTGTTGATGGCAAGTTTGCCACAAGATGATGGTTCTGACCCCCTATTTGACCCACAGCGCCAGCAATGGTGTCCGCTTCCCACCCACATTAGCCCCGAGTTTCAGCAGATTTTATCAAAGCTCCTGCAGCAAAACGTAGAGGAACGCTATTCGTCAGCAGCACATGTTCTTGAAGATTTAGCCCCAGAGACTCCAGCACCCAAGAGTACGCCAAGCGGCCCTGTCACAACTCAGCGTGACCGAGTTCTATTAAGGAGTGCTGCTGGTCTTGATTATCGTCCGTTACGCAACCTACTGGCGGCCGAGAATTACCGAGAAGCAGACCAAGAAACTTGGCATTTACTGCTGCAGGCAGCGGATCGGCAGGCGGAAGGAAGTCTTAGCCTCGGATCGCTTCGTAAAATTCCCCAGCCAGATCTAGAAACATTAGATCAGCTTTGGCAGACCTTTAGTCACGGTCAGTTTGGTTTTACAGTACAAAAACAGATTTACCAAGGGCTGGGAGGGAAAACGGCCTTTGACTATCCTCTATGGACGGCCTTCGGACAGCAGGTGGGTTGGTGTGTTGATCGCCAGTGGATTAATTACAGTCACTTAGGCTTCAGCACCCAAGCGCCACGGGGCAGCTTCCCGGCTTGCTTTGCCGATCCCCTCAACCGCACAGGCTTTGCCCGCGGTGCCTGTGGATGGTGGCGAGTGGGCTTCGTCACTTTAATAGAACGCTTAGGCCATCCAGGACATCAGGCAGAGACTTGGCTCTAG
- a CDS encoding GAF domain-containing protein, giving the protein MAQRLNSQANTDEQSVQDQPAKVVASAPIAVLKTRQLQPIVELPFHQLQFRQLRALAMRQLPSSQNSQSTPTEVSLPTPPQKEAQRTRPSVPPSTGPSMKAKVTLWALGVSVLPTLLVGLGSYTTYQSLRQQAEGQPSGPQIEARLDEILPPLAMGTGLMAVMAGAIATLLARRTIQPALQASQTSTTLVNRLQRSDAETQLQNRQKDELKALEANVSLIGQQLPSLLATQQEETQKFQVLMEITDHLQNSQTEENLLSTAVISTRKLLRTDRVSVFRFNASGEGTFVAEDVGPGWAKLLWSTIHDPCFDSGYSALYQEGRVKAIDNIYAANLSDCHIGLLEQFGVKANLIAPIIKEGQLFGLLIAHQCSGPRPWQTAEIEVVTQVAAQISAALHSAHLIQRLNEQAEQTHQLLTVSRSIRSSLDEEDVLSTTTTEVRKALKADRVVVYTFDTDWYGTVVAESVLPGFSKALWAEIHDPCFAEGFVEKYQAGRIHAIDNIQSADLGDCYLQQLEAFEVKANLVAPILKDNQLFGLLIAHQCSGPRQWQQTEQNFIGQIALQVGYALEHARFAARLDAEDQKARLIKSLTQSIRASLIEEDILSTTVTEMRKALKADRVIIYGFDADWYGTVVAEAVLPGFPKTLWAEIKDPCFAEGFVKQYQSGRAHSIADVQSAGIGECYRQQLEQFGIRANLVVPILKDQQLFGLLIAHQCSGPRHWQTTDITLMTQVAQQVGYALDHARLLAQMDQAYQLAQGTSTQNQQQRENLQRQISTFLSQSKGAIQHLADQSRQQMVSVSTLYNHIKALADSTQGMVRAFEQGEQHSQRVNQGIQTNQAVVEQMRDSITALETIFTSAAEQIQVLGQPAQQLDALITQVNALAAEVKLQAMNVTLESARKGSAGQEFADIGEKIHALARELDSGLTEVKPLVQTIRANVQNTSNLFINGQQQTLTSTQAVVEIQQQLGQVAASSYQLLSLLGQMTQAATHQAHQSEAANHSAVEVANLTNHTAETSATVVESFNRLTSSVEAIEG; this is encoded by the coding sequence ATGGCTCAGAGACTCAATTCACAAGCCAATACAGACGAGCAATCTGTTCAAGATCAACCGGCTAAGGTAGTGGCATCGGCTCCTATTGCTGTCCTAAAGACGAGGCAGTTACAGCCTATCGTTGAGCTTCCCTTTCATCAGCTGCAGTTTCGTCAACTTAGGGCTTTAGCAATGCGTCAGCTTCCTTCTTCACAAAATTCTCAGTCGACGCCGACCGAAGTGTCGCTCCCCACCCCACCCCAAAAAGAGGCACAGCGAACACGACCATCGGTGCCGCCTTCTACTGGCCCGAGCATGAAGGCAAAAGTAACCCTTTGGGCACTGGGCGTTAGTGTGCTGCCCACGCTTCTGGTCGGCTTGGGTTCCTATACGACGTATCAGTCTTTACGACAGCAAGCAGAGGGGCAGCCCAGTGGACCACAGATAGAGGCCCGTCTTGATGAAATACTGCCGCCCCTAGCAATGGGAACCGGATTAATGGCCGTGATGGCAGGTGCGATCGCAACCCTATTGGCTCGACGCACAATCCAACCCGCCCTACAGGCCTCGCAAACCTCGACAACACTCGTGAATCGGCTCCAGAGATCAGACGCTGAGACCCAGCTTCAGAACAGGCAGAAAGACGAACTGAAAGCCTTAGAAGCTAATGTCAGCCTGATCGGCCAACAGCTCCCAAGCCTACTGGCAACACAGCAAGAAGAGACCCAAAAATTTCAGGTCCTCATGGAGATCACCGACCATCTCCAGAACAGTCAAACAGAAGAAAATCTTTTAAGCACTGCCGTCATCTCAACCCGAAAGCTGCTAAGAACAGACAGGGTCAGCGTATTTCGCTTCAACGCCAGTGGCGAAGGAACCTTTGTCGCCGAAGATGTCGGACCGGGATGGGCCAAACTACTATGGTCAACCATTCACGATCCCTGCTTCGATAGTGGCTATAGTGCCCTATATCAAGAAGGTCGCGTCAAAGCCATTGACAACATCTACGCTGCCAACCTCTCTGACTGCCACATTGGTTTACTAGAGCAGTTTGGGGTCAAAGCAAACCTAATTGCCCCCATCATCAAAGAGGGTCAATTGTTTGGGCTACTGATCGCCCATCAATGCTCAGGGCCGCGCCCTTGGCAAACAGCAGAGATCGAAGTTGTCACCCAGGTAGCAGCCCAAATTAGCGCAGCGCTCCACAGCGCCCACCTGATCCAGAGACTCAACGAACAAGCCGAACAGACCCATCAACTTCTAACCGTCTCGCGCAGCATTCGATCCTCTCTAGACGAAGAGGATGTCTTGAGCACCACAACAACAGAAGTCCGCAAAGCACTGAAGGCAGACCGGGTCGTCGTCTATACCTTCGACACTGACTGGTACGGAACAGTCGTAGCCGAGTCTGTACTACCCGGTTTTTCTAAGGCTCTGTGGGCTGAGATTCACGATCCCTGCTTCGCTGAAGGATTTGTTGAGAAATACCAAGCAGGTCGCATTCACGCTATTGACAATATTCAATCCGCAGATCTTGGGGACTGCTATCTTCAACAGTTAGAAGCCTTTGAAGTCAAGGCCAACTTAGTTGCGCCCATCCTCAAGGACAATCAATTATTTGGCCTTCTAATCGCCCATCAATGCTCAGGACCGCGCCAGTGGCAACAGACCGAGCAAAACTTCATTGGCCAGATCGCCCTCCAAGTAGGATATGCCCTCGAACACGCTCGTTTTGCAGCTCGCTTAGATGCCGAAGATCAAAAAGCGCGTCTGATCAAAAGTCTGACCCAAAGTATTCGTGCTTCTCTAATTGAAGAAGATATCCTCAGCACCACCGTCACAGAAATGCGTAAAGCCCTCAAAGCAGACCGCGTGATTATATATGGCTTCGATGCTGATTGGTATGGCACCGTCGTGGCTGAAGCTGTCTTACCCGGCTTTCCAAAGACACTATGGGCTGAGATCAAAGATCCCTGCTTTGCCGAAGGTTTCGTAAAGCAATATCAGTCGGGTCGCGCCCACAGCATTGCTGATGTGCAATCTGCAGGCATCGGAGAATGTTATCGGCAGCAGCTCGAGCAGTTTGGAATCCGAGCCAACTTGGTTGTTCCGATCCTGAAAGACCAACAGCTCTTTGGCCTTCTGATCGCCCACCAATGCTCTGGCCCTCGTCATTGGCAGACCACCGACATCACATTGATGACTCAAGTCGCCCAGCAGGTAGGATATGCCCTCGATCATGCCCGCCTACTGGCTCAGATGGACCAAGCGTATCAACTGGCACAGGGAACCTCTACACAGAATCAGCAGCAGAGAGAAAACCTACAGCGGCAAATCAGCACCTTTCTTTCACAGAGCAAAGGTGCCATTCAGCATTTAGCGGATCAAAGTCGTCAGCAGATGGTGTCGGTGAGCACACTCTACAATCACATCAAAGCGTTAGCAGACTCCACACAGGGGATGGTTCGAGCCTTCGAGCAGGGAGAACAGCATAGCCAGCGAGTCAATCAAGGCATCCAGACCAACCAGGCAGTGGTAGAGCAAATGCGAGACAGCATCACAGCCCTAGAGACCATCTTCACCAGCGCGGCGGAGCAAATTCAAGTCCTGGGACAACCTGCGCAGCAGCTTGATGCCCTGATCACTCAAGTGAATGCCCTAGCTGCAGAAGTCAAGCTCCAGGCCATGAACGTGACCCTAGAGTCGGCCCGCAAGGGAAGCGCAGGCCAGGAATTTGCCGATATCGGCGAGAAAATCCATGCCCTTGCCCGTGAGTTAGACAGCGGCCTCACTGAAGTCAAGCCCCTAGTACAAACTATCCGTGCAAATGTTCAAAACACTTCTAATCTATTCATTAACGGTCAGCAGCAAACGTTGACCAGTACCCAGGCTGTCGTTGAGATCCAGCAGCAACTCGGACAAGTCGCAGCCTCTAGCTATCAACTCCTCTCCCTGTTGGGACAGATGACCCAAGCCGCGACCCATCAAGCCCATCAATCAGAAGCCGCAAATCATTCAGCCGTGGAAGTTGCCAATCTTACCAATCACACCGCCGAGACATCCGCGACGGTGGTAGAGTCTTTTAACCGTTTAACGAGTTCTGTAGAGGCCATAGAAGGTTAG
- a CDS encoding chemotaxis protein CheW: protein MHDNGSSPSSSFTSLPLEDRDSAYQLFVQEAVELFQEIEADLRQAAQNPSSADQRQSIVQAVQIIESGAAQLGLTTLQYSMHRVERLCSLSQPHPRTTELERLCQVSQTLKLSLLAHVQQTSGAKEIDCTAAQVILVQLEEQLQKKQHQAPVLKSSSSVSVPPSEDKLTALAITAEVEERLMQLESQLASPPSETLATELLQLFESLRDLGEMSNLSELVAISQTAVASLRASPRTAAIIGRIALAGYRETQPQAAGNSQWAESSSIESDEASDEDVAKVISLDISDAFVWQTGGTVFLLPSSQVLEILIPNHDQIDETIVPAKLKWQGRTLPVYPLTQFFRGQNSSLLLTPSPGSHRQSSTLLLVQHPNQIFALKIEIERLITASTLELQSRTGSAEPEYNRGSTFLEDSQLYTVVDTALLIDQNSDAV from the coding sequence ATGCATGATAACGGCAGCTCCCCATCTTCATCCTTTACCTCCCTTCCCCTAGAAGACCGAGATTCAGCCTATCAACTCTTTGTCCAAGAAGCAGTGGAGTTATTTCAGGAAATCGAAGCCGATCTCCGTCAAGCAGCACAAAATCCCAGCTCTGCTGATCAGCGACAATCCATTGTTCAGGCCGTACAGATTATCGAAAGCGGGGCCGCTCAACTGGGCCTCACAACGCTTCAATATTCAATGCATCGTGTAGAACGGCTCTGTTCTCTATCGCAGCCGCATCCGCGGACGACCGAGCTAGAAAGGCTCTGCCAGGTTAGTCAAACACTCAAACTCTCCCTGTTGGCTCATGTACAGCAAACCTCCGGAGCAAAGGAGATTGACTGCACTGCAGCTCAGGTTATTCTCGTTCAGTTAGAAGAGCAGCTCCAGAAGAAGCAGCATCAGGCTCCAGTCCTGAAGAGCTCTTCAAGCGTGTCTGTTCCCCCATCAGAAGACAAACTCACAGCTCTTGCCATCACCGCCGAGGTAGAAGAAAGGTTGATGCAGCTCGAATCGCAGCTCGCGTCGCCCCCCTCAGAGACACTCGCAACAGAACTCTTGCAGCTCTTTGAGAGCCTACGCGATCTGGGAGAGATGTCGAATCTTTCGGAGCTAGTGGCAATTTCTCAAACAGCCGTGGCCAGCCTGCGGGCCAGTCCACGGACAGCCGCAATAATTGGCCGAATTGCCCTAGCTGGATATCGGGAGACCCAACCACAGGCTGCAGGAAACAGCCAATGGGCGGAGAGCTCCTCCATAGAATCAGATGAAGCCTCGGACGAAGACGTTGCCAAAGTCATCAGCCTGGATATATCTGATGCCTTCGTTTGGCAAACAGGCGGCACTGTTTTCTTGCTGCCCTCTAGTCAAGTACTTGAAATTTTGATCCCTAATCACGATCAGATTGATGAAACCATCGTCCCTGCAAAATTGAAGTGGCAGGGACGCACACTGCCGGTTTATCCGTTGACACAGTTTTTCAGGGGGCAAAACTCTAGCCTTCTATTGACACCGTCGCCCGGTAGCCATAGGCAGTCGTCAACATTGCTGCTCGTTCAGCACCCTAATCAAATTTTTGCTTTGAAGATCGAGATTGAGCGTCTAATTACCGCTTCAACCCTCGAGCTACAAAGTAGGACAGGCAGCGCTGAGCCAGAGTATAACCGTGGCTCGACGTTTTTAGAAGACAGTCAGCTCTATACAGTTGTGGATACAGCATTGCTGATTGATCAAAACAGTGATGCTGTATGA
- a CDS encoding ATP-binding protein yields the protein MTNPEENQRQRFRHLFIVDDAEGRRTISLEAATYSIGRDVTNSIVLHSKMVSRQHAILLRVTAPETSNYLFRIIDGDLQGKRSTNGLIVNGRRLFSHDLKHGDVVVFGGDVKAQYFVASNLSDEAFDEFRDTSDLSTILKNSVNPFQTLVPTDADFQDMSEAALVRLASFPELTPTPILEIDLSGTVTYMNPSAVMQFENLSEAGLAHPLLEGLLTMVKVDSPEQGNFFVREVSIKDLVFEQSVHYISESDLIRSYITDITERKRAEEQLRHQAQREAIINRIVQAMRGTMVTAEVLDITVGLLLEALGASHCLIVPIESESDSPVFYASDRSVERPDLVQANERFLRNSQDSLAQGQQVVFESGDTSLALELQAICDQCQIQTLLLTPLLYMQRYLGSISLYQCGPSTKEARQWNLDELNLVETIANQCAIAVHQAQLYRQVQDLNTDLERQVEERTAQLQQKMQELERLNILKDDFLSTVSHELRTPMSNIKMAIHMLNQFPLEDRQTRYVKILEAECSRETELINDLLDLQRLEADTEPMPLEMLVLSEWLAGVLEPFQSRARDRKQHLNIHCDPEAVAVQSNRVSLERILAELLNNACKYTPDGGDVYFNIERLQNPDPFVRFQVTNQAEIPASELPRIFDKFYRVPNADPWKQGGTGLGLALVEKLVEQLQGNINVTSSQGQTTFTIELPQPETVSVEV from the coding sequence GTGACTAATCCCGAGGAGAATCAACGTCAGCGTTTTCGACATTTGTTTATTGTTGATGACGCTGAGGGACGACGCACCATTTCCCTCGAAGCCGCTACCTATTCCATTGGCCGGGATGTCACCAACTCCATCGTGCTGCACTCTAAAATGGTGTCGCGGCAGCACGCTATCTTGCTGCGGGTTACAGCTCCCGAAACCTCTAATTACTTGTTTCGGATCATTGATGGTGATCTCCAGGGTAAAAGAAGCACCAATGGCCTAATCGTGAATGGTCGCCGTCTCTTTTCCCATGACCTTAAACATGGTGATGTTGTCGTTTTCGGCGGAGATGTAAAGGCACAGTATTTTGTGGCTTCCAACCTCTCAGATGAAGCCTTCGACGAGTTCCGCGACACCAGCGACCTCTCCACCATTCTCAAAAATTCCGTCAACCCCTTTCAAACCCTCGTCCCCACAGACGCTGACTTCCAAGATATGAGCGAAGCCGCCCTCGTCCGGCTGGCCTCTTTCCCCGAACTGACCCCCACTCCGATTCTCGAAATTGATTTGTCCGGCACCGTCACCTATATGAATCCCTCTGCCGTCATGCAATTTGAGAATTTATCCGAAGCCGGTTTAGCGCACCCTCTCCTAGAAGGACTGCTGACCATGGTGAAAGTGGACAGTCCTGAACAGGGTAATTTCTTTGTCCGTGAGGTCAGCATCAAGGATTTGGTCTTTGAGCAGTCCGTTCACTACATTTCTGAAAGTGACTTAATTCGCAGCTATATCACCGATATTACCGAGCGAAAGCGCGCTGAAGAGCAGTTGCGTCACCAGGCTCAGCGAGAAGCAATCATTAACCGGATTGTGCAGGCTATGCGTGGCACAATGGTCACCGCAGAGGTCTTAGATATTACCGTGGGCTTATTGCTAGAAGCCTTGGGGGCCAGTCACTGCCTCATTGTTCCGATTGAATCAGAGAGCGACTCCCCCGTCTTCTACGCTAGTGACCGATCCGTTGAGCGCCCTGACCTTGTACAGGCAAACGAGCGATTTTTGCGCAATTCTCAAGACTCTCTTGCTCAGGGGCAGCAGGTGGTGTTTGAAAGCGGCGATACGTCACTTGCGCTAGAGCTGCAGGCTATCTGCGATCAGTGTCAGATTCAAACCCTCCTGTTAACGCCGCTTCTCTATATGCAGCGGTATCTGGGCAGCATTAGTCTCTATCAATGTGGGCCATCAACCAAAGAAGCCCGCCAGTGGAATCTAGATGAGCTCAACCTCGTTGAAACCATTGCCAATCAGTGTGCGATTGCGGTTCATCAGGCCCAGCTTTATCGTCAAGTCCAAGATCTCAACACTGACCTAGAGCGGCAGGTCGAAGAGCGCACCGCTCAGCTGCAGCAAAAAATGCAGGAGCTTGAACGCCTGAACATTCTTAAAGACGACTTTCTCAGCACTGTCTCCCATGAGCTGCGAACGCCCATGTCTAATATCAAAATGGCGATCCATATGCTCAATCAGTTTCCTCTCGAAGATCGACAAACCCGTTACGTCAAGATTTTAGAAGCTGAATGTAGCCGCGAAACTGAACTCATCAACGACCTCCTAGATCTGCAGCGCTTAGAAGCAGATACCGAACCGATGCCTTTAGAAATGTTGGTGTTGTCCGAGTGGTTAGCCGGTGTGCTAGAGCCCTTTCAATCTAGGGCCCGCGATCGCAAGCAACATCTAAACATTCACTGCGATCCCGAAGCCGTGGCGGTGCAGTCCAATCGCGTTAGCCTGGAACGAATTTTAGCTGAGCTGCTCAATAATGCCTGCAAATATACCCCTGATGGTGGCGATGTGTACTTCAATATTGAACGTTTGCAGAACCCTGACCCCTTTGTCCGTTTTCAGGTGACCAACCAGGCGGAAATTCCTGCCTCTGAGCTGCCTCGCATTTTCGATAAATTTTATCGAGTGCCCAACGCCGACCCCTGGAAGCAGGGTGGAACAGGTCTCGGGCTGGCTCTTGTTGAAAAGCTAGTCGAACAGCTCCAGGGCAATATCAACGTCACCAGTTCCCAAGGACAGACGACGTTCACTATCGAGCTACCCCAGCCAGAAACGGTCTCGGTTGAGGTGTAA
- a CDS encoding YdcF family protein encodes MFLFLSKLLPLFFYPLGLSCLCLGIAAFTFWRRPRFAAGAVALALSILLLASNTFLARGLVRSLERQFLPPAAVPRAEAIVVLGGCTRSRLSPRPWIEIPESGDRLLYGAKLYREGRAPRLILTGGRIEWQRPGEAESMDMAELIETMGVPRSAILQDPLALNTRENAVNVKKILEANQLQGHVLLVTSAIHMPRSIAIFRHLEIDAIATPTDFLVADLGQRPSIMTSLLEMVPSVEALEMTTRACKEYLGGWIYHLRGWL; translated from the coding sequence ATGTTTCTATTCCTATCTAAGCTTTTACCTCTATTCTTTTACCCCCTGGGGCTGAGCTGCCTGTGTTTGGGGATCGCAGCGTTTACGTTTTGGCGTCGGCCTCGATTTGCGGCGGGGGCAGTAGCACTAGCGCTCTCGATTTTGCTATTGGCATCCAATACGTTTTTGGCACGCGGGCTGGTGCGGTCGCTGGAGCGTCAGTTTTTGCCGCCTGCGGCTGTTCCCCGAGCGGAGGCGATCGTTGTCTTGGGCGGCTGTACGCGATCTAGGCTCTCACCGCGTCCCTGGATAGAGATCCCAGAATCAGGGGATCGACTGCTGTATGGTGCCAAACTCTACCGAGAAGGGCGGGCTCCTCGGCTCATTCTGACCGGCGGTCGGATCGAGTGGCAGCGGCCAGGGGAAGCAGAATCAATGGATATGGCGGAATTGATTGAGACAATGGGGGTGCCCCGTTCTGCCATCTTGCAAGATCCTTTAGCACTCAATACTCGAGAGAATGCAGTCAATGTCAAAAAAATTCTGGAGGCCAATCAGCTTCAAGGGCACGTTCTTTTGGTCACATCAGCGATCCACATGCCGAGGTCTATTGCTATCTTTCGGCATTTAGAGATAGATGCGATCGCAACTCCCACTGACTTTTTAGTCGCAGATCTCGGCCAGCGCCCAAGCATCATGACCAGCCTGCTAGAAATGGTCCCCAGCGTAGAAGCCCTTGAGATGACGACGCGCGCCTGCAAAGAATACCTGGGTGGGTGGATCTATCACCTACGAGGATGGCTCTAA
- a CDS encoding ferredoxin-thioredoxin reductase variable chain, whose translation MQIGDRVRVKSAVIVYTHPDHRNQPFDICGTEGEVIDILKDWKGRVISPNYPYVVKFDKKFRVHMQDAELEQA comes from the coding sequence ATGCAAATCGGTGATCGGGTTCGAGTGAAATCAGCTGTCATTGTTTATACCCACCCTGATCATCGTAATCAGCCCTTTGACATCTGCGGCACCGAGGGAGAGGTTATTGATATCCTCAAAGATTGGAAGGGACGTGTGATTAGCCCTAACTACCCCTATGTCGTCAAATTTGATAAGAAGTTTCGCGTGCACATGCAAGACGCTGAACTAGAGCAGGCATAG